CTCGATGAACACTGCTGCCAGGGGCTGCGAGGCGTTGCGGGTTTCGCTTTCGATCACTTGCAGGGTGATCGGCTGGCTGGTCACTTCGCCCAGTTGCAACGGGGGAATGATCACGGTGCCGCTTTGGCGCGGCAGCAGGGTCACGATCCAACGGGTGGTGGCGCGGTTCTCACCGTCGAGGGTGGTCAACTGGTTGACCTGGCGGGTGCCGCGCACATCGAACAGGGCCTGGAGCGGGCCGAGGTCGGGTTTGCCAAACAACGTGGCGTCGTTGGATTCCAGGGTCAGCTCCACCGTTTCCCCGGAGTTCAGGCGGCTGCGGTCCACGCTGGCCGTCAGTTGTGCGGCCTGGGTCCCAGAGGCCCAGAGCAGCAAGGCGAGGAGGTACGCGGTGAAGCGGGTCATGGGTTTTTTCCCTGGGCCTGATGGCTTTGCTGTTCATACCAGAATTTACGCCTGAGCAGCTCGCCCGGATTATCGGGGATCTGGCGCAGCCATTGTTCCAGGGCCTGGCGTTGTTCTTCTTCATTATGCTGGCCAGCGGCGGGACGCAACGGCGGGGTGGTGGTCTGCTCGTCCGGCAACTCGCTGCCCGGTACATCCTGGGCGGTGGGCGGTTGCGCCGTTCGTGGCGGCTGGGATTCGTCTGGCGTCGTGGTTGCCTCGGCGGCTGGCTGTCCCGGTTCGGAAGACTGGCGCGCCGAAGCGCTATCGGGCGTTTGCTCGGCCTGGCCCGGCTCTTCGCTTTCGGCGGGGTTGGGCTCTGGCGCCGGTGGTGTTTGTTCGTTCAGCAGGTTCTGCACCAGAGCTTTGTTGGTCTGGGCAGGGCGCAAATCGGGTTGCAGCTCCAAGGCTTGCTCATAGGCATCCAGTGCCGCTTCCAACTCTCCACTGCGGGCCAGGGCATTGCCACGATTGTAGTGCGCACGGGCGTCGTTGCCTTCGGCGAAGCGCTGGGCGGCCTCGCTGTATCGGCCTGCTTCGTACAGGGCGACGCCTTGCCATTGGCGGTCCTCGAAATGGTCGGCGGCTTCGGCGGGACGCTTTTGCTTGAGCAGGTGCTGGCCCTGTTGGTCGGCGCGCAGCCACAAGTCCTGGAGCTCGAAAGCATGGCCGGTCTGCGGCAGCACGAACAGTAGCGGCAGGCAGAACAGCCAGCCTCGACGCCCGGCGCAGGCGGCCAGCAGCAACAATGGCAGGAGCAGCCAATAGCCCTGGTCGGCCCAGGTGTCCAGGCGCAACGTCTGGCCGTCGCTGCGCAGATGGCGAGGGCCGCCCAGCAGGCCCAGGCCGCGCAGGTCGCTGTCGTCCAACCGTGCCGGCCGGTAGCGCCCGTCCAGTTCGTTGGCGAAGGCCTTCAGGCCCGGGCTGTCCAGGCGTGGCACCAGGATCGCGCCCTGGGCATCCTTGAGATAACTGCCATCTTCCTGGGCCACCGGTGCGCCTTCGCGGGTGCCGATGCCCAGCATCAGCCATTGCGTGGCGGAACCGTCCAGGACCTGGTGGATGCCTTGGCGTTCCTGTTCGTTCAACGACGAACCGATCAGCAGGATCCGACCCTGTCCGAGTTCTCCCTGGTCCAACAGGGCCAAGGCCTTTTGGATGGCCAGGTCGGCGCGATGGCCGCCCTGGGGCATGATCGACGGCGCGAGGGCTTCGAGCAGGTTGACGCTGGTGGACAGATCGTCGGACAACGGCACCAGCGTGTGGGCACTGCCGGCATAAACGATGATCGCGGTCTGGGCATCGCTGCGGTTCTGCAACAGGTCCAGGACTTTGCGTCGGGCTTGTTCCAGGCGCGTAGGCGCAACGTCGGTGGCGAGCATCTCGGGGGTCAGTTCCAGCACCACCACCAGCGGATCGGCGGGTTTCTGGCTGATCTGTTCGACCCGCGCCCAGCTCGGCCCCAGCAACGCCAGCACGACCAGCAGCCAACCCAGACCCAGGGCAATCCACGGCAACCGGCTTTCACGGCCACTGCCGCCACTGAGCAGCATGGCGTGGAAGGCCGGCGGCAGGATCATCTGCCAGCGACCCACACGTTTCTGCCGGTGCCACAGTTGCCAGAGCAACCAGCCCAGCAACGGTAGCAGCAGCACGAACCAGGGGCGCAGCCAGTGCGGCCAGAGGGCGATCATCGACGCCTCCGCAAGCGCAAGCGCTTGAGCCGCTGCCGCCATTCGGTGTGTTGCGCCGGCTGGAACAATGCTTGGTTGAGTAGACGCTGCAGCGGGTTGTCCGGCCAGCGCGCCCGGGCCACCAGCAGCATGCTCAACAGCAGCGCAACGGCCAGGGGCCAGTGATACAGCGCCAGGGCAGGGCGCGCCTGGGTCGGTTGCTGGGTCACCGGTTCGAGCTGGTCGAGGGTGGTCTTGATCGCCAGCAATTGCTCACCGTCCTGGGCACGGAAATAGCGACCGCCGGTGGCTTGGGCGATTTCCTTGAGGGTCGCTTCATCCAGGTCCAGGCTCGGGTTGACGCCGAGAAAGCCCGCCGTGCCGCTTTGTTCCGGGTCGGCACCGATGCCGATCGGGTAGATTTTCACGCCTTCGTCGGCGGCCAGCCGCGCGGCGGTCAGCGGGTCGATTTCGCCGCCGTTGTTGGCGCCGTCGGTGACCAGGATCAACACGCGGCTATGGGCCGGCCGTTGGCGCAGGCGCTTGAGGGCCAGGCCAATGGCGTCGCCGATGGCGGTATTCTTGCCGGCAATGCCAATGCGTGCCTCATCGAGCCAATGGCGCACCGTGCGCCGGTCGAAGGTCAGCGGTGCCTGCAAGTAGGCCTGGCTGCCGAACAGGATCAGGCCGACCCGGTCACCTTCGCGCCCTTCAAGAAAATCCCCGAGCATATGCTGGACCAGCGTGAGGCGACTGACGTCTTCGTCTTTCCATTGCATGTCGGGAAAGTCCATGGAGCCCGAGACATCCACCGCCACCATCAGGTCGCGACCGCTGGCGGCGATGGGCAATGGCTCGCCCAACCACTGCGGTCGGGCAGCGGCGATCAGCAACAGCAGCCAGAGCAGGATGAAGGGTGCCTGTTGCCGCCAGGTCGGCAGATTGGCCCGGGCTCGCCGACCCACCAGGCCTTCCAGGTCCTCAAGGAAGCTGACCTTGAGCGCTGGCTCGCCGCTGTCGGCCGCCGGCAGCGCCAGGCGCATCAGCCAAGGCAGCGGCAACAGGGCGAATACCCACGGCCAGGCGAACTCAAACATGTTTGCGAATCCAGATTTCGACCGCCTGGGTCAGGCCGGCGATGGCTTTGTCATCGAGCTTGCATTCGGGTTTGTAGGCGCCTTCCACCAATACCATCCAGCGCGTCAGGCCAGCTGCCGGGCAGCGGTTATCCAGGAAAGCCAGCCATTTGCGCCCGTTGAGGGTGTGGCTCTGGCTGTAGGGGTAATGGTTGCGACACAGGCGCTTGAGCAGCCCGTTGAGCTGCTGCAGCCAAGCCCCGGCCGGCGCCCCATCGTAGGGTTTGGGCAGCCGGGCGAGTTCGGCCAGCGCGGCCAGGCGCACCGGGTCCAGGGGTTGTTCGGCACGGGTGCCGGTGCGCTTGGCGGGAATGAACCGGCGCAACTGCCACAGGCCCAGGCCCAGCAAGGGGATTAAAACCAGCAGCAACCACCAGCCCGGCGCCGGGGGCCAGAAACCGATAGGGGGCGGCGCTATCAGCGGCTGCAATTGATCCAGGTTGCTCATCGACTTTTCCCGGCCCGCTTGGGGTTCAGGTATTCGCGCAGTTGCTCGACCATGTCGCCCTGGGTGCTGAGGGGCATCATCAGGATCCGCAGCTTCTGCGCCAGTATTTCCCAGCGCTCCTGGCGTGCCTCGGCCTGTGCGCGATAGGCCTGGCGCAGTTCGAAGTTCAAGGTGTCGAGTTCCAACTGTGAAGCGTGTTGGGTGAAGCGCAGCAGGCCGGCGGCGGGCAGGGCGTGATCCAGCGGGTCCGACAGCGGCAGCAGCAACAGGTCGCAATGGCGCGACAGCAGGCTCAGCTGCTGTTCGGCGCTGTCGGACAACGCACGCTCGTCGCAAATCACGATCACCAGGCTGCCGGGCCGTAGCACTTCCCGGGCCCGACGCAGGGCGATGCCGAACGAGTCGCGATCCGGCTCGCCCTCGGTGTGCAGTGACTGATTGACCCGCACCAGCCGATTGAGCAATTGCAACAGGCTCTGTTTGCTGCGTCGCGGCTTGACCTCGTAATGGGTGTTATTGCCGAACACCAGGCCGCCGACCCGGTCGTTGTGCCCCAGCGCGGCCCAGCCGATGAGGCTGGCGGCCTGGGCGGCGAGCACCGACTTGAACATCAGCCCCGAGCCGAAGAACAGCCGGTGGCTTTGCTCGATCATGATGAAGATCGGCCGCTCGCGTTCTTCGTGGAACAGTTTGGTGTGGGGCTCCTGGGTCCGGGCGGTGACGCGCCAGTCAATGGTGCGGACATCGTCGCCGGCCTGGTAGACCCGCACCTGGTCGAAATCGACCCCGCGTCCGCGCAGCTTGGAGTGATGCAGGCCGATCAGCGGACTGCGCTGTCCCGGTGTCGAGAACAACTGCACCTCGCGCACGCGATGGCGCATCTCGATCAGCTCCGAAAGGCTGACGCGGATGCCCGGTGCGGGCGCCAGTGGGTTATTCATGACGCATGCTCAAGCGACAGCGACGACGTCGAGAATCCGCTGCACGACCCGGTCCTGGTCGATGCCAGCGGCCTCGGCTTCGAACGACAGGATGATGCGATGGCGCAGCACGTCGAACAGCACGGCCTGGATATCTTCCGGGCTGACAAAGTCGCGTCCTGCCAGCCAGGCATGGGCGCGGGCGCAGCGGTCCAGGGCAATGGAACCCCGTGGGCTGGCGCCGTAGGCGATCCACTCGGCCATTTCCGGATCGAACTTGGCCGGGTTGCGGGTGGCCATGATCAGTTGCACCAGGTATTCCTCCACGGCGTCGGCCATGTACAACCCGAGGATTTCCTTGCGTGCGGCGAAGATCGCCTGCTGGCTCACGCGGCGCTCGGGCTTGGTCTCGCCGTTCAGCGCTTCACCCCGGGCCTGCTGCAGGATGCGGCGCTCCACGGCAGCATCGGGAAAGCCGATCTTGACGTGCATCAGAAACCGGTCGAGCTGGGCTTCGGGCAGCGGGTAGGTGCCTTCCTGCTCGATCGGGTTCTGCGTGGCCATGACCAGGAACAGCGGCGACAGCTCATAGGTGCTGCGCCCGACGCTGACCTGGCGCTCGGCCATGGCTTCGAGCAAGGCCGACTGGACCTT
The sequence above is drawn from the Pseudomonas sp. St316 genome and encodes:
- a CDS encoding VWA domain-containing protein, coding for MFEFAWPWVFALLPLPWLMRLALPAADSGEPALKVSFLEDLEGLVGRRARANLPTWRQQAPFILLWLLLLIAAARPQWLGEPLPIAASGRDLMVAVDVSGSMDFPDMQWKDEDVSRLTLVQHMLGDFLEGREGDRVGLILFGSQAYLQAPLTFDRRTVRHWLDEARIGIAGKNTAIGDAIGLALKRLRQRPAHSRVLILVTDGANNGGEIDPLTAARLAADEGVKIYPIGIGADPEQSGTAGFLGVNPSLDLDEATLKEIAQATGGRYFRAQDGEQLLAIKTTLDQLEPVTQQPTQARPALALYHWPLAVALLLSMLLVARARWPDNPLQRLLNQALFQPAQHTEWRQRLKRLRLRRRR
- a CDS encoding DUF4381 domain-containing protein, producing MSNLDQLQPLIAPPPIGFWPPAPGWWLLLVLIPLLGLGLWQLRRFIPAKRTGTRAEQPLDPVRLAALAELARLPKPYDGAPAGAWLQQLNGLLKRLCRNHYPYSQSHTLNGRKWLAFLDNRCPAAGLTRWMVLVEGAYKPECKLDDKAIAGLTQAVEIWIRKHV
- a CDS encoding DUF58 domain-containing protein translates to MNNPLAPAPGIRVSLSELIEMRHRVREVQLFSTPGQRSPLIGLHHSKLRGRGVDFDQVRVYQAGDDVRTIDWRVTARTQEPHTKLFHEERERPIFIMIEQSHRLFFGSGLMFKSVLAAQAASLIGWAALGHNDRVGGLVFGNNTHYEVKPRRSKQSLLQLLNRLVRVNQSLHTEGEPDRDSFGIALRRAREVLRPGSLVIVICDERALSDSAEQQLSLLSRHCDLLLLPLSDPLDHALPAAGLLRFTQHASQLELDTLNFELRQAYRAQAEARQERWEILAQKLRILMMPLSTQGDMVEQLREYLNPKRAGKSR
- a CDS encoding VWA domain-containing protein — protein: MIALWPHWLRPWFVLLLPLLGWLLWQLWHRQKRVGRWQMILPPAFHAMLLSGGSGRESRLPWIALGLGWLLVVLALLGPSWARVEQISQKPADPLVVVLELTPEMLATDVAPTRLEQARRKVLDLLQNRSDAQTAIIVYAGSAHTLVPLSDDLSTSVNLLEALAPSIMPQGGHRADLAIQKALALLDQGELGQGRILLIGSSLNEQERQGIHQVLDGSATQWLMLGIGTREGAPVAQEDGSYLKDAQGAILVPRLDSPGLKAFANELDGRYRPARLDDSDLRGLGLLGGPRHLRSDGQTLRLDTWADQGYWLLLPLLLLAACAGRRGWLFCLPLLFVLPQTGHAFELQDLWLRADQQGQHLLKQKRPAEAADHFEDRQWQGVALYEAGRYSEAAQRFAEGNDARAHYNRGNALARSGELEAALDAYEQALELQPDLRPAQTNKALVQNLLNEQTPPAPEPNPAESEEPGQAEQTPDSASARQSSEPGQPAAEATTTPDESQPPRTAQPPTAQDVPGSELPDEQTTTPPLRPAAGQHNEEEQRQALEQWLRQIPDNPGELLRRKFWYEQQSHQAQGKNP
- a CDS encoding MoxR family ATPase; translated protein: MEHREALLALRTFLSTQILGQEKLIERLLIALLADGHMLVEGAPGLAKTKAIKELAEGIEAQFHRIQFTPDLLPADITGTEIYRPETGSFVFQQGPIFHNLVLADEINRAPAKVQSALLEAMAERQVSVGRSTYELSPLFLVMATQNPIEQEGTYPLPEAQLDRFLMHVKIGFPDAAVERRILQQARGEALNGETKPERRVSQQAIFAARKEILGLYMADAVEEYLVQLIMATRNPAKFDPEMAEWIAYGASPRGSIALDRCARAHAWLAGRDFVSPEDIQAVLFDVLRHRIILSFEAEAAGIDQDRVVQRILDVVAVA